A stretch of the Alnus glutinosa chromosome 6, dhAlnGlut1.1, whole genome shotgun sequence genome encodes the following:
- the LOC133870625 gene encoding putative UPF0481 protein At3g02645 — protein MEPPKLSYEQEWVIQISRAIEEGLEESDEEGVLVSIFSVPKTLISFKPEAYIPQLIALGPYHHQRLELFEMEHYKLTSAKRVQKNIQPIKFCHLVNHIVESDSTLRACYHRFLEFDRETLAWIFAIDTSFLLEYLQTLSAKTEGSLMRVSSKMAHLIDYTRRKTAHHAILRDIIMLENQIPLFLLREVHSFYLLHENHDQALATMLMGFCKDLSPIKYINYQHFRGECFKRAHLLELLYHMVAPKLQLVPDCEQEEPKADEEIGWFRKALKSFLAALIYINLAPLRLLSKICKSKAIMLLVTLPFTILSYVLHLGNKGDINNLISSAGGVAEEVENASQKTKEESSPLVEEIAIPSVTQLHKVGVKFRPAKGGLESINFDKCCGKFYLPVIHLDDNSEVVLRNLVAYEACMAPEVMVFTRYTELMNGIIDGEEDVRILRGTEPELLKGRGRW, from the coding sequence ATGGAACCGCCAAAACTTAGTTATGAACAAGAATGGGTCATACAGATAAGTCGAGCCATAGAAGAAGGCCTAGAAGAAAGcgatgaagaaggtgttctCGTTAGCATCTTCAGCGTacccaaaaccctaatctcTTTCAAACCAGAAGCATACATTCCACAGCTAATAGCCCTTGGCCCGTACCATCACCAGCGGCTTGAACTCTTCGAGATGGAGCACTACAAGCTCACTTCAGCTAAGAGAGTGCAAAAGAACATCCAACCAATCAAATTTTGTCACTTGGTCAATCATATTGTGGAAAGTGATAGCACTCTCCGTGCGTGCTACCACCGCTTCTTGGAGTTCGACCGGGAAACACTCGCATGGATATTTGCCATCGATACTTCCTTCTTGTTGGAGTATCTCCAAACCTTATCTGCCAAAACGGAAGGTTCGCTTATGCGAGTCTCTTCTAAGATGGCACATTTGATCGACTATACAAGGAGGAAAACGGCACACCACGCAATCCTCAGAGATATTATCATGCTGGAAAACCAAATCCCTCTCTTTTTGCTCAGAGAAGTCCACAGTTTTTATCTGCTGCATGAAAATCATGACCAAGCATTAGCCACAATGCTGATGGGTTTCTGCAAAGATCTATCACCCATCAAGTACATTAATTACCAACATTTTAGAGGAGAATGTTTCAAGAGAGCCCATTTGTTAGAACTTCTCTACCACATGGTTGCACCAAAGCTGCAACTTGTACCTGATTGTGAGCAggaggagccaaaagcggacgaAGAGATTGGCTGGTTTAGAAAGGCCTTGAAATCATTCTTGGCGGCACTAATTTATATTAACTTGGCCCCGCTCCGCCTTCTCAGTAAAATTTGCAAGTCAAAAGCAATCATGCTTCTGGTTACACTACCATTTACAATCCTCTCGTATGTTTTGCATCTTGGAAACAAGGGTGATATAAACAATCTCATATCATCGGCAGGGGGCGTGGCCGAAGAGGTGGAAAATGCATCTCAGAAGACTAAAGAAGAATCGAGTCCTTTGGTCGAAGAGATTGCAATCCCAAGCGTGACACAGCTTCATAAAGTTGGTGTCAAATTTCGCCCAGCGAAGGGTGGATTGGAATCCATAAATTTTGACAAGTGTTGCGGTAAATTTTACCTTCCTGTTATTCATTTGGATGATAACTCGGAAGTTGTGCTAAGGAACCTGGTGGCCTATGAGGCATGCATGGCGCCGGAGGTGATGGTTTTTACACGTTACACGGAATTGATGAATGGAATAATTGATGGTGAGGAGGATGTGAGGATTCTTcgagggacggagccagaactTCTTAAGGGCAGGGGCCGGtggtaa